One segment of Bradyrhizobium sp. WD16 DNA contains the following:
- the ribH gene encoding 6,7-dimethyl-8-ribityllumazine synthase, which yields MADARRAPLDDQTDIRGARVLIVEARFYDDIQDALLEGARAELDAAKVSHDVVTVPGALEIPAAISIALEAAERSGRPYDAAVALGCVVRGETIHFEIVSMESARALMDLSVARRLPLGNGIITVNTDEQAWARARRSDLDKGGDAARAALAMLRLTRRLSKA from the coding sequence ATGGCCGACGCCCGCCGCGCGCCTCTCGACGACCAGACCGACATTCGCGGCGCCCGCGTGCTGATCGTCGAGGCGCGCTTCTATGACGATATCCAGGACGCGCTGCTCGAGGGGGCGCGGGCCGAACTCGATGCCGCCAAAGTCAGCCACGATGTCGTCACCGTGCCCGGGGCGCTCGAAATTCCGGCGGCGATCTCCATCGCGCTCGAGGCTGCGGAGCGCAGCGGCCGGCCCTATGATGCGGCCGTGGCGCTCGGCTGCGTCGTGCGCGGCGAAACCATTCATTTCGAGATCGTGTCGATGGAATCGGCGCGGGCGCTGATGGATCTTTCGGTGGCGCGCCGGCTGCCGCTCGGCAACGGCATCATCACCGTCAACACCGACGAACAGGCCTGGGCGCGGGCCCGGCGCAGCGATCTCGACAAGGGCGGTGACGCCGCCCGCGCTGCGCTGGCGATGCTGCGGCTCACGCGCCGCCTTTCGAAAGCATGA
- the nusB gene encoding transcription antitermination factor NusB produces MTEARKPGGHAADSKPADKKANRRGAARLAAVQALYQMDIGGAGLNEIFAEFDSHWLGGEIEGETYLPAEAAFFRDIVSGVVRDQKAIDPLLDEALNKGWPLKRIDAILRAVLRAGTYELEHRKDVPGRVVIKEYVDVANAFVDRDETGLVNAVLDQIGRRFRADEFTAAG; encoded by the coding sequence ATGACCGAGGCCAGGAAACCGGGCGGGCACGCCGCCGACAGCAAACCCGCCGACAAGAAGGCCAATCGTCGTGGCGCCGCGCGCCTCGCCGCGGTGCAGGCGCTCTACCAGATGGACATCGGAGGCGCCGGCCTCAACGAGATCTTCGCCGAATTCGACAGCCACTGGCTCGGCGGCGAGATCGAAGGCGAGACCTATCTGCCGGCCGAAGCGGCCTTCTTCCGCGACATCGTCTCCGGCGTGGTGCGCGACCAGAAGGCGATCGATCCGCTGCTCGACGAGGCCCTCAACAAGGGCTGGCCGCTCAAGCGCATCGACGCCATCCTGCGCGCGGTGCTGCGCGCCGGCACCTATGAGCTCGAGCACCGCAAGGACGTGCCGGGCCGGGTCGTCATCAAGGAATACGTCGACGTCGCCAATGCCTTCGTCGATCGCGACGAGACCGGTCTCGTCAATGCGGTGCTCGATCAGATCGGCCGCCGCTTCCGCGCCGACGAATTCACCGCGGCGGGGTAG